A single window of Elstera cyanobacteriorum DNA harbors:
- the sbcD gene encoding exonuclease subunit SbcD: protein MRALHTADWHIGQTLNGWSREAEHQVFFGQLADILVEEEIDLLLIAGDVFDNTNPSGESQKLLYKALAEFRQRRPDLIIVISGGNHDPALRLEAPNDLFQGFGIHAIGTVRRAGATADANSHLIPVPDTNGDPALYVLAIPFLRAADLPGVAFAEADDGLTIMEAARKFHTGLVAAVTNVVGDLPLIATGHLHCAGGLESEGAERRILIGGSHAVSPDIFPERLDYVALGHLHRPQSLADGRVRYSGSCFPMSASELRYKHGVTILEIQGRTVTSRHREIPWPAQVLRLPETGTMTLEELEKALSLIIDSPDPSLRPLVYVELTATKEVPAVIIGKAEALLRDAPVRTAGIRIHRTLPVEYETTHAATPTLSLKETQPEDLFVKAFLSCHGAAPEAHHLAAFRDVAGEG, encoded by the coding sequence ATGCGCGCGCTTCATACTGCAGATTGGCATATCGGTCAGACTTTAAATGGTTGGTCTCGTGAGGCCGAACATCAAGTATTTTTCGGGCAGCTTGCGGATATCCTCGTCGAGGAGGAAATCGATCTCCTGCTCATCGCTGGGGACGTTTTTGACAACACTAACCCGTCTGGTGAAAGCCAGAAGCTACTCTATAAGGCGCTCGCTGAATTCAGGCAGCGGCGACCGGATCTCATCATCGTGATATCGGGCGGGAACCACGACCCGGCACTCCGCCTAGAAGCGCCCAATGATCTTTTTCAAGGCTTCGGGATCCATGCGATCGGAACGGTCCGCCGGGCAGGCGCAACAGCCGATGCCAACAGCCATCTGATCCCCGTTCCCGATACCAACGGGGATCCGGCGCTTTATGTCCTAGCCATTCCCTTTCTGCGCGCCGCCGACTTACCGGGCGTGGCGTTTGCAGAAGCGGACGATGGTTTAACCATCATGGAAGCCGCCCGGAAGTTTCACACTGGCCTTGTTGCCGCCGTCACCAATGTCGTTGGCGACTTACCCCTCATTGCAACAGGACACCTCCATTGTGCCGGCGGGCTTGAGAGTGAGGGGGCCGAGCGCCGTATCTTGATCGGCGGATCCCATGCGGTTTCCCCCGACATCTTTCCTGAACGCTTGGATTACGTTGCCCTGGGCCACTTGCACCGGCCACAAAGCCTTGCTGACGGGAGGGTGCGCTATTCAGGGAGCTGCTTTCCAATGTCGGCATCGGAACTTCGTTATAAGCATGGGGTCACAATCCTTGAAATTCAGGGGCGGACTGTGACCAGCCGCCATCGCGAAATCCCTTGGCCTGCACAGGTGTTGCGTCTCCCCGAGACCGGAACGATGACCCTGGAAGAGCTTGAGAAAGCCCTCTCCCTCATCATTGACAGCCCGGACCCTTCGCTAAGACCGCTCGTTTATGTTGAGCTCACGGCGACTAAGGAAGTCCCTGCCGTTATCATCGGCAAGGCCGAGGCTCTCCTGCGCGACGCGCCCGTCCGAACCGCCGGGATTCGAATCCATCGAACGCTGCCCGTGGAATACGAGACAACGCACGCTGCAACACCCACCCTTTCCCTAAAAGAAACGCAGCCCGAAGACCTCTTCGTTAAAGCCTTCCTCAGCTGTCATGGCGCCGCGCCAGAAGCCCATCATCTTGCAGCTTTCCGCGATGTAGCCGGGGAGGGTTAG
- a CDS encoding Fic family protein, producing the protein MSEHASNRRLGRFIETPVAGETVRAFVPPALPPHPPIDVLALLDRLGQAERALGLLDGITMLLPRQELFLYMYVRKEAVLSSQIEGTQSTLSDLLRFETEAQAGQPIDDIREVSNYVDAMMYGLDRLQELPLSLRLIREMHERLLQSGRGGTKSPGDFRRSQNWIGGSRPGNALFVPPPPTEMEACLDALERFMHEDESRLPALIKAGLLHVQFETIHPFLDGNGRIGRLLVTLYLCVNGVLHKPLLYLSLYLKTHRNDYYRLLQEVREHGAWEAWLEFFLTGVAETANQAFDAASRIVDLFKVDRERITMESDRAGSALRLHELFQQNPYLTANQLVERTGLSPPTVNAALADLERLSVLKEVTGRKRGRVFSYWRYLAILSEGTDPLPHTE; encoded by the coding sequence ATGTCCGAACATGCTTCCAATCGTCGGCTTGGCCGCTTTATCGAAACGCCTGTCGCGGGTGAAACTGTGCGGGCCTTCGTGCCGCCCGCCCTGCCGCCTCATCCGCCTATCGATGTTTTGGCCCTCCTCGATCGGTTGGGGCAGGCCGAGCGTGCTCTCGGGCTGCTGGATGGTATCACCATGTTGCTGCCGCGCCAGGAACTGTTTCTCTATATGTATGTCAGGAAGGAAGCGGTCTTATCTTCCCAGATCGAAGGCACTCAATCGACCCTCTCGGATTTGCTGCGATTTGAAACCGAGGCGCAGGCTGGCCAGCCGATCGATGATATTCGCGAAGTATCGAATTACGTTGACGCCATGATGTACGGCCTCGATCGGCTGCAGGAGTTACCGCTATCGCTGCGTCTCATCCGCGAGATGCACGAGCGTTTGCTGCAGAGCGGGCGCGGCGGAACCAAAAGTCCCGGCGATTTTCGGCGATCCCAAAACTGGATTGGTGGGTCTCGCCCCGGCAATGCTCTCTTTGTCCCGCCGCCGCCGACAGAAATGGAGGCCTGCCTCGACGCTCTCGAGCGCTTTATGCACGAGGATGAGTCCCGTTTGCCTGCCTTAATTAAGGCGGGCCTTCTGCATGTTCAGTTTGAAACCATTCACCCCTTTCTCGATGGAAATGGCCGGATCGGACGATTGTTGGTGACGCTATATCTCTGCGTAAACGGCGTGTTGCATAAGCCCTTACTGTACCTGAGCCTCTATCTCAAAACGCATCGGAACGATTATTACCGGCTCCTCCAGGAGGTGCGTGAGCATGGCGCCTGGGAGGCCTGGCTCGAATTCTTCCTGACCGGCGTTGCCGAAACAGCAAATCAAGCGTTCGACGCCGCAAGCCGAATAGTTGATCTTTTCAAGGTCGACCGGGAGAGGATCACCATGGAGAGCGACCGAGCAGGCTCGGCCCTTCGACTACATGAGCTCTTTCAGCAAAACCCCTACCTCACGGCCAATCAGCTCGTCGAGAGGACGGGGCTCTCCCCTCCTACCGTCAACGCTGCGCTGGCTGATCTTGAGCGCTTATCGGTGTTGAAGGAGGTCACCGGTCGGAAGCGAGGGCGGGTCTTCAGCTACTGGCGCTATCTGGCGATCCTCAGCGAAGGCACGGATCCGTTGCCGCACACAGAGTGA
- a CDS encoding methyl-accepting chemotaxis protein — protein MGLSIRLKLFTTLGGLSLLTLAGSLLAIVALERVGRDFTRLGATGVPALIRSADLKAESNGIAALAPSLAQAGTVMELDNVSRALLGRLTLLTALAEQQDATGELLSRVNGLSEGVRTIADQRKGFLESQAELTFAVTGIYRLWEALVAQEALLSSQILDRLAAPVGVSDAERVNLLAARATLAGLADDLTKLVRVLRQVEAPSSNAGIVATARGEIANLTASLTQRTAALTGVEGANRLATLTQRLERLVTAERSSVFSGLERRAKHTGGAEDRVSALQQDAIALSSGADRAAVAIAAEVEQTAAQTTARIEDASATQAAGAVISFLLSLAVAWLVGHRAITRRLGLLAQAMDAVRSGDLNVTIHADGRDEISDMARALEVFRANAVQMERVRAEADETRRTAARSQQASLLGLADTLDADISDIAHKVRSTAAHAHGLAEGMVQTVGETATQTQAIAQASSQAMAHANSVAAAATELSASIAEISAQVGRSASATEAAVGDVKAATDQVERLNHTTARIGEIAHLIDGIARQTNLLALNATIEAARAGEVGRGFAVVAGEVKSLAAQTTRATEEIAGQLAQITTESRDMAVAISHVETTIARLQTIAAAISAAIEQQDAATAEIARSAALAAQSAETSRDQIAAVALSVGTTGQAAQTVLGAAESLADQA, from the coding sequence ATGGGCCTCAGTATCCGTCTTAAACTCTTCACCACGCTTGGCGGCCTATCGCTACTAACGCTAGCGGGCAGTCTCCTTGCGATTGTGGCGTTGGAACGCGTCGGACGCGATTTTACCCGTCTTGGGGCAACGGGCGTTCCTGCGCTCATCCGCTCGGCGGATTTGAAGGCGGAATCCAATGGGATTGCTGCTCTTGCCCCCAGCCTTGCCCAGGCAGGAACGGTGATGGAGTTGGACAATGTTAGCCGCGCCCTGCTCGGCCGACTCACGCTGCTGACGGCCCTTGCCGAACAGCAAGATGCCACAGGAGAACTCCTAAGCCGGGTCAACGGCCTCAGCGAAGGCGTGCGTACCATAGCCGATCAGCGGAAAGGATTTTTGGAATCCCAGGCAGAGCTGACCTTTGCCGTTACGGGAATTTATCGCCTTTGGGAAGCCTTGGTCGCCCAAGAAGCCTTGCTTTCCTCTCAAATTCTCGATCGCCTAGCCGCACCCGTCGGGGTGAGCGACGCGGAGCGGGTGAACTTATTGGCGGCGCGTGCCACACTCGCGGGGCTGGCGGATGATCTCACTAAACTCGTGCGGGTTCTACGGCAGGTTGAGGCTCCGAGCAGCAATGCCGGCATCGTGGCAACCGCCCGCGGCGAAATCGCAAATTTGACGGCGTCGCTCACTCAACGCACGGCGGCACTCACCGGCGTTGAGGGCGCCAACCGCCTCGCAACCTTGACCCAACGATTGGAAAGGCTGGTTACAGCTGAGCGCAGCAGTGTTTTTTCCGGCCTCGAGAGACGGGCAAAGCACACGGGCGGAGCGGAGGATCGCGTCAGCGCGCTTCAACAGGATGCAATCGCCCTGTCCAGCGGGGCCGACCGCGCCGCCGTCGCCATCGCAGCGGAGGTCGAGCAGACGGCAGCCCAGACAACTGCTCGGATCGAAGATGCGTCTGCGACGCAAGCGGCGGGGGCTGTGATAAGCTTCCTCCTTTCGCTCGCCGTTGCTTGGTTGGTAGGACACCGTGCTATTACCCGCCGCCTGGGCCTGTTGGCGCAAGCGATGGATGCGGTGCGAAGCGGTGACCTCAATGTGACCATTCACGCCGACGGGCGCGACGAAATTTCGGATATGGCCCGCGCTTTGGAGGTGTTTCGCGCCAACGCAGTCCAAATGGAGCGCGTGCGCGCCGAGGCCGATGAAACCCGCCGTACCGCCGCCCGAAGCCAACAAGCGAGCCTTTTGGGCCTAGCCGATACGTTGGACGCTGACATCTCGGACATCGCCCATAAAGTTCGCTCGACCGCTGCCCATGCCCATGGCCTTGCGGAAGGGATGGTCCAGACCGTGGGCGAGACGGCAACCCAGACGCAGGCCATCGCTCAAGCCTCCAGCCAAGCCATGGCCCACGCTAACTCTGTCGCCGCGGCGGCGACGGAACTTTCGGCCTCGATTGCGGAAATCAGTGCGCAGGTGGGGCGCTCCGCCAGCGCGACCGAAGCCGCCGTGGGGGATGTGAAGGCCGCAACCGACCAAGTAGAGCGGCTCAATCACACGACCGCCCGGATCGGTGAAATCGCCCATTTGATTGATGGTATTGCCCGTCAAACCAATCTGCTGGCCCTGAATGCGACGATAGAAGCCGCGCGGGCCGGAGAGGTTGGGCGAGGCTTTGCGGTGGTAGCGGGTGAAGTCAAATCCCTTGCCGCTCAAACCACCCGCGCGACGGAAGAGATTGCCGGGCAACTGGCACAGATAACCACCGAGTCGCGCGATATGGCTGTTGCTATTAGCCATGTTGAAACCACCATCGCCCGGCTACAAACGATCGCGGCCGCCATCTCCGCCGCGATCGAACAGCAGGATGCCGCGACCGCCGAAATCGCCCGCAGTGCTGCCTTGGCGGCCCAATCGGCGGAAACTTCACGCGACCAAATTGCAGCGGTGGCGCTTAGCGTCGGCACGACGGGGCAGGCGGCGCAAACGGTCTTAGGGGCCGCCGAAAGCCTTGCCGATCAGGCGTAA